DNA from Dietzia lutea:
TCCTTGCGGGCGGCCGGCGGGTACTGGCCGTAGGGCTGCATCGCCCCGTACTGCTGGGCGTAGGGCTGACCGGGCTGGCCGTATTGCGGCATCCCGTACTGCTGCATGTCATAGGGCTGGGCGTAGGGCTGCGTGTACGGCTGGGTCCCGTAGCCCGGTTGCGCGCCGTACTGCGCCGGATCGTACTGCCCCGCGCCGTACTGACCCGCGCCGTACTGACCGCCGTACGGGTCACCGAACGCGGTGTCTCCGAACGCCGTGTCGCCGACGTCGGAGCCCGGGTACCCGCGGACCCCCTCCTGCTGGGCCCACGTGTCGTAGCGCTTCTCGAAGTCGCGGTCGCCGGACCGGTCGTCGGGGCGGTCGGAGGCGGTGCCGTCAGCGGGAGTGCTCATGGGCCCACACTAACGCGGGGCGGCGGCGGGCCGGTCGCGGCGAGCACACGATCGGGTGCTCGAGCAGACCGCCAGCACACCCGGCCTCAGACGCGCTGCCCCTCTGCCCTGCGCTGCGAAAGTGCACGCTTTTGGCGGACCCACGCTGCGGCGATGGACCATTCCGCCAGCGCGAGCCGGAGAGGCAGCGCATCTCGCGTGGGTCGCGCTGGGTGATTGTCCGGCACGCACGGCCGACGCCGACGTGCACTGCGGGAGCGTCGCGGATCGCCGCACCGTCGACACCGAGCTCCGGTGGGAGAGCCTCAGTTCCGGGCGGTCATCCCGGGCCGGGCCCAGATGTCAGCGCAGTCCACGCACGCGTCGTCCGAGATGAGGCCGACGCGCTGGAGCTGTCCGTACATCCAGCAGCCCAGGCAGAAGCCGAGCGCCGCCTCCGCGAGCGCGGCCAGCACCAGCACGCCGAGCACCACGACCCCCGCCGTGTTCAGTCCTCCCAGGAACAGTCCGAACGCGACCGACGACATGACCAGGCCGATGGTCTGGGCGAACCGCTTGGGCGCCCCGGAGACCAGCTTCGGCTCGGCGCTCACCCGCGGAGCGAGCACGTGCACGGAGAGCCGGCCGAACGGCGAGTACCGCGGGCCGCCCGCGACCCGCAGCGCGAAGCCGACGACCAACGCCCCGGCGAGCAAGATCCGGGCGGGCGACGGCACGAGAATCGTGACGATCGCGAGGGCCACCACGAGGGCGGCGGTGCAGCGGGCGGCATAGTCGTTGACGACCTCGGGGAAAGCGAACGCCTCGCGCAGACTCATGGCCTCACCTCTCGATCACTGCGGATAGACCGATCTGTCTATCGCCGGATCGAGCCTACTCCTGCCGACCGCGATCCGGGAGGCCCGGCCGGCGCTGTGACCGCGATCCGGGAGGCCCGGCCGGCGCTGTGCCCGCGACCCGGGAGGCTCGGCCGGGACGGCGGCCGCCGCGGCCTAGGCTGACGGCCGTGGCCCCACCGTTGCGACGTCGCTCGAGCTCTCCCCGTCCCCCCGCCGCCCCCGCGCTCCCCCGGCGCGACCAGCTCGGTCCGCCCCGCTCGGACGTAGAGCCCGACGGCCTGTGGGACGGCGTCCTGGCCACCGCCGACCACGTACCGGGCCCGGAGGAGGGCGCCGTCGCGATGGGCGGGATGGAGATCCGCGAATCCGCACTCGAGGACCTGCGGCTCAGCGGAGCCCGCGCCGACGGCCTCCGGCTCACCGACGTGGTGATCAGCGGGTGCGACCTGTCCGGACTCGTCGCCGACGGGGCCAACCTCACGCGGGTGCGGTTCGTCGGCTGCCGACTGACCGGCATCGTCCTGTCCGACGCGCGCCTGACCGACGTGTCGTTCGAGGACTGTCACGCCGACATGATCAACCTGCGGATGGCGCGCCTGCAGCGGGTACGCCTGGCCGCGACCCGCTGCCGTCAGGCAGACCTCCTCGAGGCGCAGATCGCCGACCTCACGACCGAGGGGGCCGACCTGCGCGGCGCGACCGT
Protein-coding regions in this window:
- a CDS encoding DUF4395 domain-containing protein, with the protein product MSLREAFAFPEVVNDYAARCTAALVVALAIVTILVPSPARILLAGALVVGFALRVAGGPRYSPFGRLSVHVLAPRVSAEPKLVSGAPKRFAQTIGLVMSSVAFGLFLGGLNTAGVVVLGVLVLAALAEAALGFCLGCWMYGQLQRVGLISDDACVDCADIWARPGMTARN
- a CDS encoding pentapeptide repeat-containing protein; translation: MAPPLRRRSSSPRPPAAPALPRRDQLGPPRSDVEPDGLWDGVLATADHVPGPEEGAVAMGGMEIRESALEDLRLSGARADGLRLTDVVISGCDLSGLVADGANLTRVRFVGCRLTGIVLSDARLTDVSFEDCHADMINLRMARLQRVRLAATRCRQADLLEAQIADLTTEGADLRGATVERASVTAADLRGADLDDLRGASTLRGALISPEQVLGVGLALIGEAGIRVE